AGAAGTACAGCACGCTGTGCGGCAACTGCTGCAACTGATTTTTCGCCTGAAAAAAAGCTTCGCGCGCTGTATGGCCTTCCGGAATCTGCTGGGTCAGCCTGATCAGCTCACCCTGCGTACGAACCTCGCGCTCAATACGCAGCTCGTTGTTGATGCGCCGAATGCTGCCCAGCACCACACTATGTTCACCCTCGAGATGCTGTTTGTTGACGACAATGCTTGCCTGCGGGAAAGGCACCAGCAACAGGTCTTCCGGCAGTTCAGCCGCGTTTACCCCCGCCGCCAGGACACCAGTGACAACCGCAGTCAACAACAAAGGACGCATGCGCTCTCCCATCATGCCAAAACAATAGGATCAGCCTTACCCAGCGCTATTCGCGGGTCAAGACAAATCGCTGAAAAAACTGTGAAGAAGGGTTGCAACCTCGGGGGCCTGCGCTTCCAGGTGAAGGTGGTGGCCACCATCCATTGCATGCACGCGGATATGCTCGAATTGCCAGACGCGTTCGACGACAGCCGGATATTTGGCCATCACGCCCTGGTTGGCCAGCACCACACAGGCTGGCGCCCGAATGGCCTCGATAAAGGCAATCGCATGTTGATTGGTAAAACGCAGCGGAGATGGCAAAAACAGCTGCGGATCGGTGCGCCAGGTCCAGCCGCCATGATCCGGCATCAAACCTCGCTCAACCAGGATGCCTACCGCCTCACGGGATATCGGGGTGTTGGCGCCCATCAAGCGTGCCTTGATGGCCTTCTCCACGCTATCGTAAATCGGCTTGCGCTTGTTCGCGGCCTGCAGACTGGCGGCGAAGTATTTGGCCATTTGTGCCGGCGCGTCGTCTGCCTCGGCCGTCACCGGCAACAATCCATCAATCATGCCTACACCCATGATCCGGTCCGGCAGGCTGCCGGCAAGAATGCCACTGATGATCGCACCCATGGAGTGCCCCAGCAGCGCAAACCTTTGCCAGCCCAGACTATCCGCAACCTGCAATACGGTTGCTGCCTGCTGCCACAGGCTGTAACCCGCCGCCGGCAGGTGATCGGACAGACCATGCCCCGGCAGGTCCAGCGCGACTATCTGCAGGCCCGGCATGCGCGCGGCGATCAGATCAAAGGTGGCGGCATTATCCAGCCAACCGTGCAGGGCAATGACCGGAACGCCATCGGCGGGGCCCCAGACCTTGGCGGCTACTTCAATATTCGGCAAATTGAACCGGACTTCATGACTCGTGGTTGCACTCATGCAGTTACTCGTTGTTATGGCCGGCCCATACTACCGGGCGACCGCTGACCGACCAGATGCTCAATCGGCTGGCATAAGCCGCCTCGATCACGGATCGGCGCAATTTCAGGGTAGGTGTCAGGTAGCCCTGCTCGATTCGCCAGGGGTCGCTGACGACGACCAGACAGGACAAACGACTGCGCCGCGGCAGACTCTGGTTGATCTCTTCCAGCAGACCGCTCAACTCACGTTC
This sequence is a window from Halopseudomonas salegens. Protein-coding genes within it:
- a CDS encoding alpha/beta fold hydrolase, with protein sequence MSATTSHEVRFNLPNIEVAAKVWGPADGVPVIALHGWLDNAATFDLIAARMPGLQIVALDLPGHGLSDHLPAAGYSLWQQAATVLQVADSLGWQRFALLGHSMGAIISGILAGSLPDRIMGVGMIDGLLPVTAEADDAPAQMAKYFAASLQAANKRKPIYDSVEKAIKARLMGANTPISREAVGILVERGLMPDHGGWTWRTDPQLFLPSPLRFTNQHAIAFIEAIRAPACVVLANQGVMAKYPAVVERVWQFEHIRVHAMDGGHHLHLEAQAPEVATLLHSFFSDLS